The Prevotella fusca JCM 17724 genome includes a window with the following:
- a CDS encoding site-specific integrase produces the protein MRSTFKILFYINRQKTKADGNTAILCRITIDGKNTAITTGEECHPVEWNTKQGLTTNKKTNQRIKEFRDLVEKTYRDILVKDGVVSVELIKNRLQGIATNPTTLLAMSWAELQTVKESVGRSRAEGTYLNLFYSDRNLREFVENKGVQDISIGTITEDLFEEYRFFLKKRGLKASTINSNLCWLSRLMFRAVSKRIIRCNPFENTKYEKEEKKIRFLQKSDVMKLMAMKMNDKEAELARLMFVFSCFTGLAISDMENLENKHIQTTADEQMYIRKERQKTKVEFIVPLHPIAEAIISHCQKEQERSEEYLLVKEKGDHLVFHRDCSRSVMDAKLSIVGKACGICQRLSFHMARHTFGTMSLSAGIPIESIAKMMGHASISSTQVYAQVTDKKISEDMDRLIAKHQEKNKEDDKVTVKETITIGTMAIANTGRNKSMEETA, from the coding sequence ATGAGAAGTACATTCAAGATACTGTTCTATATTAACAGACAGAAAACAAAGGCAGACGGCAATACCGCCATTCTCTGCCGTATCACCATCGACGGAAAGAACACAGCCATTACCACAGGCGAAGAGTGCCATCCTGTCGAGTGGAACACCAAGCAGGGTTTGACAACCAACAAGAAGACAAACCAAAGAATCAAAGAATTCAGGGATTTGGTGGAAAAGACCTATCGGGACATTCTTGTAAAGGATGGAGTGGTAAGTGTGGAGCTTATCAAGAACCGCTTACAGGGTATTGCCACCAATCCGACCACGCTCCTTGCCATGAGCTGGGCGGAACTCCAAACAGTCAAGGAAAGTGTTGGCAGATCAAGGGCAGAGGGAACTTACCTGAATTTGTTTTATTCTGACAGAAATCTCCGTGAATTTGTAGAAAACAAAGGAGTACAAGACATATCCATCGGAACAATTACAGAGGACTTGTTCGAGGAATACCGTTTCTTTCTCAAAAAGCGTGGACTGAAAGCATCCACCATCAACAGCAACCTCTGCTGGCTGAGCCGACTGATGTTCCGTGCGGTCAGCAAGAGGATTATCCGCTGCAATCCGTTTGAGAATACCAAGTATGAGAAAGAGGAAAAGAAGATACGCTTTCTGCAAAAGAGCGATGTGATGAAACTTATGGCAATGAAGATGAACGACAAGGAAGCGGAGCTGGCAAGACTGATGTTTGTCTTTTCATGCTTCACAGGCTTGGCTATCTCAGACATGGAGAATTTAGAAAACAAGCATATCCAAACGACAGCGGACGAACAGATGTATATAAGAAAGGAACGTCAGAAGACCAAGGTTGAGTTCATCGTGCCGTTACATCCCATAGCGGAAGCCATCATCAGTCATTGCCAGAAAGAGCAGGAAAGAAGTGAAGAATATCTGCTGGTGAAAGAAAAAGGGGATCACCTTGTCTTTCACCGTGATTGCAGCCGCAGTGTCATGGATGCCAAACTGAGTATTGTGGGAAAGGCTTGCGGTATCTGCCAAAGACTTTCCTTCCACATGGCAAGACATACATTCGGCACGATGAGCCTAAGCGCAGGTATTCCCATTGAGAGCATAGCCAAGATGATGGGGCATGCCTCCATATCAAGCACTCAAGTTTATGCGCAGGTGACGGACAAAAAGATATCAGAGGATATGGACAGACTCATCGCCAAACATCAGGAAAAGAACAAAGAGGATGATAAGGTAACGGTAAAGGAAACTATTACCATAGGTACAATGGCTATTGCCAACACAGGCAGAAACAAAAGCATGGAGGAAACGGCATGA